GCAATCTCAACTGGTCGATGATCGGCTGGGGTGCGCTGGCGGGCGGCGTGGCGATCGTGCTGGACGAAATGCTCGGACGCGCCGGGCGGCTCCGGTTGCCGCCGCTGGGCGTGGGGCTCGGCATCTACCTGCCGATGAGTGCAACGCTGACGGTGGTGGTCGGCGCGGTGATCGGGCATCTCTACGACAAGGCCGCGGACGGGCGCGCCGAGGCCGAAGGCGCGAAGCGGCTGGGCGTGCTGACCGCGACCGGGATGATCGTGGGTGAGAGCCTGTGGAACGTCGTCTTCGCCGGTATCGTCTATGAGAGCGGCACCGAGACACCGCTGGCGCTGGTGGACGGGTTCGAGACGCCGGCGTTGATCGCGGGAACGCTGCTGTTCGCGTTGGTGACGTGGTGGCTGTATCGGCGCACGCGGCGGCTGCACGCGGCATGACGCGCCTTCGCTTGCGCTGGACGGGCGATCGCGGCGTCGGCACCGCGAGCTACACCGCCTATGCGCGCGACCACGAGATCACCGCGCCGGGGAAGCCAGCGATCGCCGGATCATCGGACCCGCGCTTCCGCGGCGATGCAACGCGCTGGAACCCGGAGGAATTGTTGCTGGGAGCGATCAGCGCATGCCATCAACTCTGGTACCTGCATCTCTGCGCCGAGGCGGGGGTGGTCGTCACCGCCTACGTCGATGACGCGGAGGCGGTGCTAACGCTGGACAGCGACGGCAGCGGCCGGATCACCGAGGCGCTGCTGCGCCCGGCGGTGACGATCGCACCCGGGGACGTCGCGCTGGCCGAGTCGTTACACCAAGCGGCGCAAGCGCGGTGCTTCATCGCGCGATCGGTCGCCTTTCCGGTGCGGCACAAGGCGGTCGTTACGGTCGCGACGGTATAGGCGCGTTAACCATCGCGCGGTAGGATGCGGGCATGTGGCTCTCCCGTTTCGTCGTTGCCCGCATAGCGAAGCATCTCAGGGCACCGGCCCTGGATGGCTTCGTTACGCCCGCGCCGCCGGATCGTATGCGATGATCGGCCTTCGCTCCAGGCCGCAACTGCTCGCGATCCTCGCGACGCTAGCGCTGTTCGTGCGGCTGCTGGTGCCGGCCGGATTCATGCCGCATGTCGCCGACGGGCAGGTCGCGATCGTCTCCTGCCCGGGCGTGATGGCAAGCGTGCCGCACGGGCACGGCCACGACGCGCCGAAGCATGACGGTTTCGAGCGTCCGTGCGCCTTCGCGGCGATCGCCGCGGTCACGACGATCATGGTGATCGCCGTGCTGCTCGCCGTGCCGCTCGCACGCCTCCGGCTCCCGGTGGCGCGGCCTGCCGCGACGCGACGCGCGCGCGCCGCGCTGCGCTGGCGCCCGCCGCTTCGCGCACCTCCGACGATCTCCTCGATCCGCTGAACGCTACCCCGGCCCGCCCTGCGCGCGGGCCGTGCCGAGGATGATCGCCGATGTCTTCTTCCCGTCCGGCCGCGCTCGCGGCCGAGCTCCAGCGCGCAGTGTGGCGCTGGCATTTCGTGGCTGGTGTACTGGTGCTGCCGTTCCTGCTGTGGCTGGCCGTGACCGGCGCGCTGTATCTCTACAAGCCCGAGATCGAGCGGCAGGTCTACGCCGACTGGATCCATGTCACGCCGGGGCGGCCGACCTTCCCGCTGGATACACTGGCCACGCGCGTCGGTGCGACGGTGGGCGGCGCGGTGACGCAGGTGCAGAAGCCCGCTGTGCTTGACGAAAGTTGGCGCGTCACCGTGCGGCGTAGCGACGGCAGCCTGCGAATGGCCTTCGTCGATCCGCATGATGCCCACGTGTTCGGCACCACGAACGCTGGCGGAGTGATGCAGACGGTCAAGCATCTCCACAGCCTGGCGCTGGCCGGGTGGATCGGCAACTGGCTGATCGAGATCGCGGCGGGTTGGTCGATCGTGCTGGTGGTAAGCGGGCTGTATCTGTGGTGGAGCCGCGGACGCACCGTCGCAGTGCGCGGCCGGCCGGCGGGGCGGCTGTTCTGGCGCGATCTGCACGCAACGACCGGGCTGTTCGCAGGCGGGTTGATCCTGTTTCTTGCGATCAGCGGAATGCCGTGGAGCGCGATATGGGGCCGCAACGTGCAGGCGGGGGTCGCCGGCGCGGGCTGGGGCCGGCCGACCGCGCCGACGGGCCAGGCGCATGCCGAACACGATCTGCCATGGTCGTTACAGCAGCACGCGATGCCGATGGGCGGCGCACCACGCGTCTCCGCCGAGATGGCGCTGACGGCGGCGCGCGCGCACGGCATGGCGCCGGACTGGACGCTGACGTGGCCGGCGAGCCCGGGCTCGCCGTATCTGGTCAGCGCGACACTGGGGCCATCGGGGGCGGCGCATGTCGTCTATGTCGATGCCGGCACCGGGCGCGTGTTGCAGGATGCCGGGTTCGGCGACTTCGGCAGGCCAGCGCAGGTGATCGAGTGGAGTGCCGCCGTCCACCAGGGGAAGGAATATGGCGAGGCGAACCGGCTGGTGATGCTGTTCGCATGCGCAGCGCTCGCCCTGTTGACGATCAGCGCGCCGGTGATGTGGTGGAAGCGCGGGCCGCGCGGGCGGACCACCCTGCCGGACGCCCGGACGGGCGCGGGACTACTGGCGATCATGGCCGTGGCGGGGGTGATCTTTCCGCTGACCGGGCTGACGATGCTCGCCGCGCTCGCTTATGGGCGGGTCGCGGCGTGGACGGGTCAGGCGAGCCGGGCGCGGAACAGCTGCCCTTCCTCCACGACATAGACGATCACCAAGGTCGTGACGCCGATCGCGAGATAGCCCAGCGTCAGCGGCAGCGTGGTGCCGGCATAGGATTGGCCGATCGCCGATCCGACCAGCACCGCGCCAACACTGGTGATGAAGCCCTGTACCGACGAAGCCGTCCCGGCGATGCGGCCGACCGGCTCCATCGCCATCGCGCCGAAGTTCGAACCGCACAGGCCGATGCAGGTCATGCTGAGCGACTGGAAAATCATGTAGCTGACCAGCGTCTCCCACCCCACCCACACCACCGACAGGTGCAGCACGGACAGCACGATCAGCGCCAGCACCGCCACCTGCGAGATCAGCCGTGTGCCGAGCCTCTCGACCAGCCGGCTATTCATGAACGACGCGACACCCATCGCGCCAGCGCAGATCGCGAAGAGCAACGTGAAGCGGTCACCGGCGCCGAACTCATCGACGAAGACCTGCTGCGCCGAGGAGACGAACGCGATGATCCCGCCAAAGGTCAACGAAGCGGCTAGCGCGTAACCGATCGAATAGCGGTTGGTAAGCGTGAGCCGGTAGCTGCTTGCGAGGTTGGCGAGGGAGATCGCGGTGCGGCGGTCGGCGGGCAACGTCTCCGGCAGGCGGACCAGCGTCCACAGCAGCACCAGTCCCGCAAAGCCGCCGAGCGCATAAAAAACGAAACGCCACGGCCCGATCACCAGCAACCCCTGCCCGATCGTCGGCGCGAGGATCGGGACCAGGAAGAAGATCATCTGCGCCACCGACATGGTGCGCGCCATCGCTCGTCCCGACGCATTGTCGCGTACCACCGCCACCGCGATGACGCGGGTCGAGGCCGACATCAGCCCCTGCAACACGCGCGCGCCCAGCAACACCGTGAAGGTTGCCGAAGCCGCCGCGAAGACGCTGGCGCCGACGAACCCGACCAAGGTGGCGACCAGCACCGGCTTGCGCCCATAACGATCGGCGAGCGGGCCATAAAGCAATTGCCCAACCCCGAAGCCCAACACATAGGCGGTCACCACCCATTGCCGGTGGTTCGCCGCGCCGACCGACAGGTCGCGGCCGATATCGGCGAGCGCGGGCAGCATCAGGTCGACGCCCAGTGCGTTGACGGCCATCACCGCGGCGACGAAAGCGACGAACTCGCCGGGACGCATTCCCGGTGGCGCGGCGTGGGGCTTCATGACTTCCTGTCCGTGTTCAGTCGAAGGGGCGGTCGATGCTCGGTTGCGGCGGGGTAAACCATGCCGCCCCAGCGTCCGTGACGTGGAAATGATCCTCCAGCCGGATGCCGAACCGGCCCGGCACGACGATCATCGGTTCGTTGGAGAAGCACATGCCGGGCGCAAGCGACGTCGTATCGCCCCGCACGAGATAGGCGGGTTCGTGGATCGACAGCCCGATGCCGTGCCCGGTGCGGTGCGGCAGGCCGGGCAGGCGATAGTCCGGCCCCAGCCCCTCCCGCACCAGCACGTCGCGGGCAGCGGCGTCGATCGCCTCGCACGGCACACCCGGCTTGACCGCCGCGAAAGCAGCCGCCTGCGCCGCGTGTTCGATCGCCCAGATCGCGCGCACCTCGTCGGCGACCGGACCGAACGCGTAAGTGCGCGTGATGTCGGAGTGGTAGCCCTCCACCCGGCAGCCGGTGTCGACCAGCACCACGTCGCCTTCCGCCAAGGCGCGGTCGCCGGGCAGGCCGTGCGGATAAGCGGTCGCCCTCCCGAACTGGACGATGCAGAAGGTGGAGCCGCCACCACCGATCGCGCGGTGCGCGTCGTCGATGAAGCGTACGACTTCGCTTTCGCGGATACCGGGCGCAAGGATGCGCGCGGCGGCGGCCTGCACCGCCAGCGTCATCTGCTTGGCCTGTTTCAGCAGCGCGAGCTCGGCCGGCGACTTGATCAGGCGGCAGCCGTCGATGGCCGCCGCCCCGTCGATCGTCGTAAGGCCGGTGCCCTCCAGCTTGCGCGCCCAGCCGAAGAACAGCAGCGGATCGAGCGCCAGCGTCGCGCCGGCGGGCAGCGCGGCGGCGACGAGCGCGACGGGATCCTCGTCCTCTTCCCACAGCAG
The genomic region above belongs to Sphingomonas phyllosphaerae 5.2 and contains:
- a CDS encoding multidrug effflux MFS transporter, with the protein product MRPGEFVAFVAAVMAVNALGVDLMLPALADIGRDLSVGAANHRQWVVTAYVLGFGVGQLLYGPLADRYGRKPVLVATLVGFVGASVFAAASATFTVLLGARVLQGLMSASTRVIAVAVVRDNASGRAMARTMSVAQMIFFLVPILAPTIGQGLLVIGPWRFVFYALGGFAGLVLLWTLVRLPETLPADRRTAISLANLASSYRLTLTNRYSIGYALAASLTFGGIIAFVSSAQQVFVDEFGAGDRFTLLFAICAGAMGVASFMNSRLVERLGTRLISQVAVLALIVLSVLHLSVVWVGWETLVSYMIFQSLSMTCIGLCGSNFGAMAMEPVGRIAGTASSVQGFITSVGAVLVGSAIGQSYAGTTLPLTLGYLAIGVTTLVIVYVVEEGQLFRARLA
- a CDS encoding OsmC family protein, translated to MTRLRLRWTGDRGVGTASYTAYARDHEITAPGKPAIAGSSDPRFRGDATRWNPEELLLGAISACHQLWYLHLCAEAGVVVTAYVDDAEAVLTLDSDGSGRITEALLRPAVTIAPGDVALAESLHQAAQARCFIARSVAFPVRHKAVVTVATV
- a CDS encoding PepSY-associated TM helix domain-containing protein; translated protein: MSSSRPAALAAELQRAVWRWHFVAGVLVLPFLLWLAVTGALYLYKPEIERQVYADWIHVTPGRPTFPLDTLATRVGATVGGAVTQVQKPAVLDESWRVTVRRSDGSLRMAFVDPHDAHVFGTTNAGGVMQTVKHLHSLALAGWIGNWLIEIAAGWSIVLVVSGLYLWWSRGRTVAVRGRPAGRLFWRDLHATTGLFAGGLILFLAISGMPWSAIWGRNVQAGVAGAGWGRPTAPTGQAHAEHDLPWSLQQHAMPMGGAPRVSAEMALTAARAHGMAPDWTLTWPASPGSPYLVSATLGPSGAAHVVYVDAGTGRVLQDAGFGDFGRPAQVIEWSAAVHQGKEYGEANRLVMLFACAALALLTISAPVMWWKRGPRGRTTLPDARTGAGLLAIMAVAGVIFPLTGLTMLAALAYGRVAAWTGQASRARNSCPSSTT
- a CDS encoding M24 family metallopeptidase encodes the protein MAIGGSSTTAELAALRPWADAAPAITVQERAARLERARALAAALGADALLVQAGASLRYFTGVPWNPSERMVALLLPVVGTPKLVCPAFERGTLEAELAIPADLLLWEEDEDPVALVAAALPAGATLALDPLLFFGWARKLEGTGLTTIDGAAAIDGCRLIKSPAELALLKQAKQMTLAVQAAAARILAPGIRESEVVRFIDDAHRAIGGGGSTFCIVQFGRATAYPHGLPGDRALAEGDVVLVDTGCRVEGYHSDITRTYAFGPVADEVRAIWAIEHAAQAAAFAAVKPGVPCEAIDAAARDVLVREGLGPDYRLPGLPHRTGHGIGLSIHEPAYLVRGDTTSLAPGMCFSNEPMIVVPGRFGIRLEDHFHVTDAGAAWFTPPQPSIDRPFD